In Candidatus Endomicrobium procryptotermitis, the following proteins share a genomic window:
- a CDS encoding ABC transporter ATP-binding protein/permease has protein sequence MKNQKENTNFTQRKTGMARLWELALRNKVLVIASCALSVISVAVSFTPFIAVYYLIHEIAAHLSDFDSLNTSYMIKLGWIAFGGAASAIFLNFIALMFSHLAAFNTIYHLKLEFICHIGLLPLGFHTRNSTGKLRKIVDENIEKLEGFIAHQLPDIAGSFAMPIITLIILFSFDWRLGIASFIPILFIYGIQATAFGNKRAQIFVSKYQSSLEDMNSAAVEYVRGISVVKAFNQTIYSFRKFYAMIKAYGDFCIGYTKEYEIYMELFMVVVNNVYLFLIPAIILISGGVSNYWEFAFAAVFYLIFSVSLPTPFLKLLYVSQNGKIILNGIERMDKIFDIAPLIETISPKTVLQYGLSFENVSFSYSGDCQTPAIENISFTANQGEITALVGPSGSGKSTIAHLIARFYEVSSGTVKIGNVNIADMSSDYLMSIVSFVFQDVFLFKQSVLDNILIGDKNASRDKAIEAAKAAMCDEFVQKLPQGYDTVIGANNIHLSGGQHQRIAIARTILKNAPIIVLDEATAFADPENEQNIHKAFDNLMKNKTVIIIAHRLSTVRNADKILVIENGRILQEGKHEQLVNFDGCYARMWKRYNRAMNWKINV, from the coding sequence ATGAAAAATCAAAAAGAAAATACAAACTTCACACAGCGCAAAACAGGCATGGCGCGGCTTTGGGAGCTGGCATTGCGCAATAAAGTTTTGGTCATTGCCTCTTGCGCGCTTTCTGTGATAAGCGTTGCCGTTTCTTTTACGCCGTTTATTGCCGTTTATTATCTTATACACGAAATAGCAGCGCATTTATCTGATTTTGACAGCCTAAATACATCGTATATGATAAAATTGGGGTGGATTGCTTTTGGTGGAGCTGCGTCGGCAATTTTTCTTAATTTTATCGCCCTAATGTTTTCTCATTTGGCGGCGTTTAATACTATTTATCATCTTAAACTTGAATTCATTTGCCATATTGGTTTATTGCCATTAGGTTTTCACACGCGAAATTCTACGGGCAAACTGAGAAAAATTGTAGATGAAAATATTGAAAAACTTGAAGGATTTATAGCGCATCAGCTTCCGGATATCGCAGGTTCTTTTGCTATGCCCATTATCACGCTCATTATCCTGTTTTCTTTTGATTGGCGGCTGGGGATTGCAAGTTTTATACCCATTTTATTTATTTATGGGATTCAAGCGACGGCGTTTGGCAATAAACGAGCGCAAATATTTGTGAGTAAATATCAAAGTTCTCTTGAAGATATGAACAGTGCGGCAGTGGAATATGTGCGCGGTATTTCCGTAGTTAAAGCCTTTAACCAAACCATATACAGTTTTCGCAAATTTTACGCAATGATTAAAGCTTACGGCGATTTTTGCATCGGCTATACTAAAGAATACGAAATATATATGGAACTTTTTATGGTTGTAGTCAATAACGTCTATCTGTTTTTAATTCCCGCTATCATTTTAATTTCGGGCGGCGTTTCAAATTATTGGGAATTTGCGTTTGCCGCAGTATTTTATCTTATTTTTTCCGTTTCTCTTCCGACGCCTTTTTTAAAACTGCTTTATGTTTCGCAAAACGGCAAAATTATACTTAACGGCATTGAACGCATGGACAAAATTTTTGACATTGCGCCTTTGATTGAGACAATTTCCCCTAAAACCGTTTTGCAATACGGACTGTCTTTTGAGAATGTCAGTTTTTCTTACAGCGGCGATTGTCAAACCCCAGCCATAGAAAATATAAGTTTTACAGCAAATCAAGGCGAAATAACCGCTCTTGTCGGACCTTCGGGCAGCGGAAAGTCTACCATAGCTCATCTTATAGCTCGTTTTTACGAAGTTTCAAGCGGAACTGTAAAAATAGGAAATGTAAATATTGCAGATATGTCAAGCGATTACTTAATGTCTATAGTAAGTTTCGTGTTTCAAGACGTCTTTCTGTTTAAGCAAAGCGTTTTGGACAATATTTTAATAGGCGATAAAAACGCTTCCCGCGATAAAGCGATAGAAGCTGCAAAAGCGGCAATGTGCGATGAATTTGTGCAAAAGCTGCCTCAAGGCTATGACACGGTTATAGGTGCAAACAATATTCATCTTTCAGGCGGACAGCATCAGCGCATTGCCATTGCAAGAACCATTTTAAAAAATGCTCCCATAATAGTTCTTGATGAAGCGACTGCGTTTGCCGACCCTGAAAATGAACAAAATATACATAAAGCTTTTGATAATTTAATGAAAAATAAAACCGTAATCATTATTGCGCATCGTCTTTCCACAGTGCGAAACGCAGATAAAATATTAGTTATAGAAAATGGGCGCATCCTACAGGAAGGCAAACACGAACAATTGGTAAATTTCGACGGCTGCTACGCCCGTATGTGGAAACGATACAACCGCGCAATGAACTGGAAAATAAATGTTTAA
- a CDS encoding class I SAM-dependent methyltransferase — protein MRKLQGVSDTLFIPLAARIFVSKKFPEYFFDEKALLLEKYIPDDTIQKKSSEYSLMASVARYYNLDSMVRAFIKENGKSNIVYLGAGFETAYYRLNEQTAIFYEIDLPDVISARRMILGEQTNELLIACNIFDMEWTKQIDKSISTLLVVSGVFQYFKENEVIQFINDVKKNFSNVELIFDAANATGIKYANKYVKKTGNTDALMYFYIDDSIEFSKKIETKLIEERVFFTDARKILAKKLGLYTRIAMKIVDDKKRAVLLHLRIN, from the coding sequence ATGCGTAAATTGCAAGGCGTATCCGATACATTATTTATTCCCTTGGCGGCGCGCATATTTGTGTCAAAAAAATTCCCTGAATATTTTTTTGATGAAAAAGCCTTATTGCTGGAAAAATATATTCCAGACGATACCATACAAAAAAAGTCGTCTGAATATTCGCTTATGGCTTCTGTTGCCAGATACTATAATCTTGACTCAATGGTAAGGGCATTTATCAAAGAAAATGGTAAAAGCAATATCGTCTATCTTGGTGCTGGATTTGAAACGGCATATTATCGTTTAAATGAACAAACTGCAATTTTTTATGAAATTGATCTTCCCGACGTAATTTCTGCAAGACGTATGATATTAGGAGAACAAACAAATGAACTGTTAATTGCCTGTAATATATTTGACATGGAATGGACAAAACAAATCGATAAATCAATTTCAACGCTGCTTGTCGTTTCCGGTGTTTTCCAATATTTCAAAGAGAATGAGGTTATCCAATTTATTAATGATGTAAAAAAGAATTTTTCAAATGTTGAATTAATATTTGATGCAGCTAATGCAACAGGTATTAAATACGCAAATAAGTATGTAAAAAAGACTGGAAATACTGATGCGCTTATGTATTTTTACATTGATGACAGTATAGAATTTTCAAAAAAAATCGAAACAAAATTGATAGAGGAACGTGTTTTTTTTACTGATGCAAGGAAAATTCTGGCAAAGAAACTGGGATTATATACCCGAATCGCAATGAAGATCGTTGATGATAAAAAAAGGGCTGTTTTATTACACCTTAGAATAAATTAA
- a CDS encoding FTR1 family iron permease, whose protein sequence is MCKFFKVFIMFTLLFSFVCPAVFGAHKTWNDVVDEMESVAKESYSKYAAGDKKAAKDAVDKAYFGYYEKLGFEKTVMAYISGSRAAQVEYQFSFIKKAINAGKPNKEVKESLDKLVTFLREDANKLDGKKESALSIFLASLLIITREGFEAIIIVGAIIAYLRKSGNRDKTRSVYAGALIALAASVVMAFILNRISGLSGANQEIIEGFTMLLAVVVLFYVSNWMVSKSGARQWGSYIEKKIQGSITKGGLFSLAFAAFLAVFREGAETILFYQALLANTETYFNMLWLGLGIGCIALVFIYILINVLSIKLPLKPFFLGTSILLFIMSISFTGSGIKELQEGNVISVTPIHFIGSVDILGIYPTFETLIPQVFLLILAIILFAVHIRKMKRQNMAQ, encoded by the coding sequence GTGTGTAAATTTTTTAAGGTTTTTATAATGTTTACGCTTTTATTTTCTTTTGTTTGCCCTGCAGTTTTTGGAGCGCATAAGACATGGAATGACGTTGTTGACGAAATGGAAAGTGTCGCTAAAGAATCATACAGCAAATATGCCGCAGGAGATAAAAAAGCTGCAAAAGATGCAGTAGATAAAGCATATTTTGGCTATTATGAAAAACTCGGTTTTGAAAAAACCGTTATGGCATACATTTCCGGATCGCGCGCTGCACAAGTCGAATATCAGTTCAGTTTTATAAAAAAAGCCATCAATGCCGGTAAACCAAATAAAGAAGTAAAAGAATCTTTAGATAAATTGGTTACTTTTTTAAGGGAAGACGCAAACAAGCTTGACGGGAAAAAAGAAAGTGCTTTAAGCATTTTTCTTGCTTCGCTTTTGATTATAACAAGAGAAGGTTTTGAAGCCATTATTATTGTAGGCGCGATTATAGCTTATCTGCGCAAAAGTGGAAATAGAGATAAAACGCGTTCGGTTTACGCAGGTGCACTTATTGCTCTTGCAGCAAGTGTCGTTATGGCATTTATTTTAAATCGTATTTCCGGGCTTAGCGGTGCAAACCAAGAAATTATAGAAGGTTTTACAATGTTGCTTGCCGTAGTAGTCTTATTTTATGTCAGCAATTGGATGGTATCAAAGTCTGGAGCACGGCAATGGGGAAGCTATATTGAAAAAAAAATTCAAGGCTCTATCACCAAAGGTGGTTTGTTTTCTCTTGCTTTTGCGGCTTTTCTTGCTGTGTTTCGCGAAGGAGCTGAAACGATTTTGTTTTATCAGGCGCTTCTTGCAAATACCGAAACTTATTTTAATATGTTGTGGTTAGGGCTTGGCATAGGCTGTATTGCACTTGTGTTCATTTATATATTAATAAATGTTTTGAGCATTAAGTTGCCTCTCAAACCATTTTTTCTTGGAACAAGCATTTTGTTGTTTATAATGTCAATTTCTTTTACTGGATCGGGAATTAAAGAATTACAGGAAGGAAATGTCATCAGTGTTACACCGATACATTTTATAGGGTCAGTGGACATACTAGGAATTTATCCTACGTTTGAAACGCTCATCCCTCAAGTTTTTCTTTTAATACTTGCGATTATATTGTTTGCAGTGCATATACGTAAAATGAAAAGACAAAATATGGCACAATAA
- a CDS encoding iron transporter, with the protein MNRKTAVFFVMMLCLLFVGTFAACSKGSDSSSTKAAPAAKAEAPGETAGFEEFPLGDDIELGPLNVAGVYFQPVDMEPAGNSLPASQADVHLEADISALEGNTLGYGAGDFVPNLTVRYEIEDSAGKVSKGSFMPMSASDGPHYGANVKIGKAGTYKIRFIIENPESQGYLLHVDKATGVEGRFWKEPLVAEWTFDWIPRTW; encoded by the coding sequence ATGAACAGAAAGACAGCAGTATTTTTCGTTATGATGTTATGTCTGTTGTTTGTCGGAACATTTGCAGCATGTTCCAAAGGAAGTGATAGTTCTTCTACTAAAGCCGCTCCGGCAGCTAAAGCCGAAGCGCCCGGAGAAACCGCAGGGTTTGAAGAGTTTCCATTAGGTGATGATATTGAACTTGGACCTCTCAATGTCGCAGGCGTTTACTTCCAGCCTGTAGATATGGAGCCGGCGGGCAATAGTCTTCCTGCCTCTCAAGCCGATGTTCACCTTGAAGCTGACATATCGGCGTTGGAAGGAAACACTCTCGGCTATGGTGCAGGCGATTTCGTTCCAAATCTCACAGTCAGATACGAAATTGAAGACAGCGCAGGTAAAGTTAGCAAAGGCAGTTTTATGCCAATGAGTGCAAGCGACGGTCCGCATTACGGAGCTAATGTGAAAATCGGCAAAGCAGGCACGTATAAAATACGTTTCATTATTGAAAATCCTGAATCTCAAGGTTACTTGCTTCATGTCGATAAGGCTACGGGCGTTGAAGGCAGATTCTGGAAAGAACCTCTTGTTGCGGAATGGACATTTGATTGGATTCCGAGAACTTGGTAA
- a CDS encoding Fe-S-containing protein: MANFLCFYSTMIKSFIYIIQILLSPALFTALIYAVLHTSQTCESSRKKYYACACFTGVFCAFIFAMIQRNTAGLNREYFNIAVLSANILSIVCFIAFLWGFLKKKSPKFYETAYNFSYAVLTASIFLYVFPDVFLYPFSFVMTGESVVSTDFLFKFAGYCGGGLIIFLTALALFKAFSSLSSKSAWILFTALFALAIAQSSVSLLQFLLARRIISVSRHLFHMLLPVINNQIFFLYAILTITVPVGFFLFKKGLVLRGQYSNPAQLRKMKVKARGHKYWSAVLIIGYVLSVLSLTALKAYDERAVELSPAEPMTISEDTVIIPIQNIDDGHLHRFAYYTQEGIEVRFIVIKKNDIAYGVGLDACDICGETGYYERDNEVICKLCDVVMNKSTIGFKGGCNPVPLAYARRGSNMIIQISDLEKEKGRFR; encoded by the coding sequence ATGGCAAATTTTCTATGTTTTTATTCTACGATGATTAAATCTTTTATATACATAATACAAATTCTTTTATCGCCGGCATTATTTACTGCGCTGATATATGCGGTCTTACATACATCGCAAACTTGTGAGTCCTCGCGCAAAAAGTATTATGCCTGTGCCTGTTTTACGGGCGTATTTTGCGCTTTTATATTTGCGATGATACAGCGCAACACTGCTGGACTTAACAGAGAATATTTTAATATCGCAGTTTTAAGCGCGAACATTTTAAGCATAGTTTGCTTTATTGCGTTTCTATGGGGATTTTTAAAAAAGAAGTCTCCAAAATTTTACGAAACAGCATACAATTTTTCTTATGCGGTTTTAACGGCGTCCATATTCTTATACGTTTTCCCCGACGTTTTTTTATACCCTTTCAGTTTCGTTATGACCGGCGAAAGCGTCGTAAGCACAGATTTTCTTTTTAAGTTTGCAGGATATTGCGGCGGCGGTCTTATAATTTTTTTAACGGCTTTAGCTTTGTTTAAAGCTTTTTCATCTTTATCGTCCAAATCCGCCTGGATTTTATTTACAGCTCTTTTCGCGTTGGCAATAGCTCAAAGTTCAGTTTCTCTTTTGCAGTTTTTGCTTGCGCGCCGCATTATCTCGGTTTCAAGACATCTTTTTCATATGCTGCTTCCCGTTATAAATAATCAAATATTTTTTCTCTACGCTATTTTGACAATAACCGTTCCCGTAGGTTTTTTTCTGTTTAAAAAAGGTTTGGTTCTTAGAGGTCAATATTCGAACCCCGCCCAGCTTAGAAAAATGAAAGTTAAAGCACGCGGTCATAAATACTGGAGTGCTGTTTTGATAATAGGATACGTTTTGTCGGTATTAAGTCTTACAGCTTTAAAAGCTTACGACGAGCGGGCTGTAGAGCTTTCCCCCGCCGAACCTATGACAATAAGCGAAGATACCGTTATTATTCCAATACAAAATATAGATGATGGACATTTACATCGTTTTGCATATTACACACAAGAGGGGATAGAAGTGCGTTTTATAGTTATAAAGAAAAACGATATAGCTTATGGAGTAGGACTTGACGCCTGCGATATATGCGGCGAAACGGGATATTATGAACGCGACAACGAAGTTATATGCAAACTCTGCGATGTGGTAATGAACAAGTCCACAATAGGGTTTAAAGGCGGATGTAATCCCGTACCTCTTGCGTATGCGCGGCGCGGGTCAAATATGATAATACAAATATCAGATTTGGAAAAAGAAAAAGGAAGGTTTAGATAA
- a CDS encoding ABC transporter permease produces the protein MFFRMVKGALFRQKGKMLMIAFTVALGVSLAVAMLNVMFDAGDKVNRELKTYGANINVIPKGASLLNDIYGLGEGSGVSDKYLNEIELGNIKTIFWAFNIVDFTPYLEMSAKLKGGRQVKISGTWFSHHLELPTGEALDTGMTAMKKWWKIQGDWLSDDDENYLMIEADTAQKNNIELGGSVEIFYGGKIYNFVVKGIFDSGSDEDAQIYLPLKKAQEITGKTGLVSRVEVSALTTPDNELSKRAAQNPNSLSIKEWETWYCTAYVSAICYQIDEVITDSVSKPIRRVAQSEGAILEKTELLMLLITILSLAGAVLGISNLVTASVMERSAEIGLLKAIGAYDVHVSLLVITEIAIAGMIGAFAGYFVGIGFAQIIGHSVFGSAINIKPAVIPLVVFLVFAVIAAGSFPAVRFLLALRPAEVLHGR, from the coding sequence ATGTTTTTTAGAATGGTCAAAGGAGCGCTTTTTCGTCAAAAAGGGAAAATGCTGATGATAGCGTTTACTGTAGCTTTGGGCGTTTCTCTTGCTGTGGCTATGCTCAATGTGATGTTTGACGCCGGTGATAAAGTCAACAGAGAACTTAAAACTTATGGAGCAAACATAAACGTCATTCCAAAAGGCGCTTCGCTTTTGAACGATATTTATGGGCTTGGTGAAGGTTCGGGCGTTTCGGATAAATACCTCAACGAGATCGAACTCGGAAATATAAAAACTATTTTTTGGGCGTTTAACATAGTAGATTTTACTCCTTACCTTGAAATGTCTGCAAAATTAAAAGGCGGCAGGCAGGTAAAAATTTCTGGCACGTGGTTTTCTCATCATTTGGAACTGCCTACGGGTGAAGCTCTTGATACAGGTATGACAGCGATGAAAAAATGGTGGAAGATTCAAGGTGACTGGCTTTCGGACGATGATGAAAATTATCTTATGATAGAAGCGGATACCGCTCAAAAAAATAATATAGAGCTTGGCGGCAGCGTTGAAATATTTTACGGTGGAAAAATTTATAATTTTGTAGTCAAAGGAATATTTGATTCAGGGAGCGATGAAGACGCTCAGATATATCTGCCGCTTAAAAAAGCTCAAGAAATTACCGGAAAAACAGGGCTTGTAAGCCGCGTTGAAGTAAGCGCATTAACTACGCCTGACAATGAACTTTCCAAAAGAGCGGCACAAAACCCCAATAGCCTTTCAATAAAAGAGTGGGAAACGTGGTACTGCACGGCTTACGTAAGCGCTATATGTTACCAGATAGACGAAGTAATAACTGACAGCGTTTCAAAACCCATAAGGCGGGTGGCGCAGTCAGAAGGAGCGATACTTGAAAAAACAGAACTGCTTATGCTTCTTATCACAATATTAAGTCTTGCGGGCGCGGTGCTTGGAATTTCAAATCTCGTAACGGCAAGTGTTATGGAACGCAGCGCGGAGATAGGTTTGCTTAAAGCCATAGGCGCATACGACGTCCACGTTTCGCTGCTTGTCATCACAGAAATAGCGATTGCTGGAATGATAGGAGCGTTTGCGGGCTATTTTGTGGGGATAGGTTTTGCACAAATTATAGGTCATTCAGTTTTTGGTTCAGCAATTAATATTAAGCCTGCGGTTATACCGCTGGTTGTTTTTCTTGTATTTGCGGTAATTGCCGCAGGGAGTTTTCCCGCTGTTAGATTTTTACTTGCGCTGCGGCCTGCCGAAGTTTTGCACGGAAGGTGA
- a CDS encoding ABC transporter permease — protein MKKYAFYLKMITSSLIRRRSRMFTALLAVSLGAAVLSGLVTIYYDIPRQMGQEFRSYGANLVFIASGEKSYFYGDALKKAVSYLPVKDIVGIAPYRYKTIKINEQPFMAAGTDLNQAKKTSPYWYVSGKWPQKNGETLIGQEVADLIRLKIGSTFSIVGTAADNKPFKRDFTVSAIVQTGGSEEAFIFMSLKDFEDMAGGQNALDIAECSVSVSLEELDAIIKTVNENVEDITARPVKRISESEGAVLTKLQALIYLVTAIILILTMICVATTMMAVVAERRKEIGLKKALGATNRIIAVEFLGEDVFLGVFGGFLGAVAGFIFAQAVSVNVFARSITFQPLLVPVTILASIIITAIACFIPVRSASEVDPAVVLRGE, from the coding sequence ATGAAAAAATACGCTTTTTATTTAAAAATGATAACAAGTTCGCTGATACGCCGCCGTTCAAGGATGTTTACGGCATTGCTTGCAGTATCGCTTGGTGCGGCAGTTCTTTCCGGGCTTGTTACTATATATTACGACATACCGCGGCAGATGGGGCAGGAATTCCGCTCATACGGTGCAAACCTCGTCTTTATAGCCTCTGGTGAAAAATCTTATTTTTACGGCGACGCATTAAAAAAAGCCGTTTCATATCTGCCAGTAAAAGACATAGTAGGCATTGCGCCTTACCGCTATAAGACAATAAAAATAAATGAACAGCCTTTTATGGCGGCAGGTACCGATTTAAATCAGGCAAAAAAAACAAGCCCTTACTGGTATGTTTCAGGCAAATGGCCGCAAAAAAATGGAGAGACTCTTATCGGGCAGGAAGTAGCGGATTTGATACGTCTTAAAATCGGAAGCACTTTTTCCATAGTTGGAACTGCTGCAGACAATAAACCGTTTAAACGCGATTTTACGGTGTCTGCCATAGTGCAGACTGGAGGCAGCGAAGAGGCTTTTATTTTTATGTCTCTCAAAGATTTTGAAGATATGGCGGGTGGACAAAATGCTTTGGACATAGCTGAATGCAGCGTTTCTGTTTCATTGGAAGAACTTGATGCAATAATAAAAACCGTAAACGAAAATGTAGAAGATATAACGGCACGACCTGTAAAACGCATAAGCGAATCCGAAGGAGCGGTGCTCACAAAATTACAGGCTCTTATTTATCTTGTTACGGCAATTATTTTAATTTTGACGATGATATGCGTAGCCACGACTATGATGGCCGTAGTTGCAGAGCGGCGCAAAGAAATAGGTCTCAAAAAAGCGCTCGGAGCTACAAATAGAATTATAGCAGTCGAGTTTTTAGGCGAAGACGTATTTTTGGGAGTTTTCGGAGGATTTTTAGGCGCGGTTGCGGGTTTTATCTTTGCGCAGGCGGTAAGTGTCAACGTATTTGCACGCTCTATAACATTTCAGCCGCTTCTTGTCCCTGTCACAATATTGGCTTCAATAATAATAACCGCTATAGCCTGTTTTATACCGGTGAGAAGCGCCTCCGAAGTTGACCCAGCTGTCGTTCTGAGGGGAGAATAG
- a CDS encoding ABC transporter ATP-binding protein — translation MNLLELKDISKIYGDVKALQNINLSVACGEWLAIMGPSGSGKTTMMNIIGCMDKPTHGSVILDDIDISKETAKTLTAVRRDKIGLIFQQFHLINYLTALENVMTAQYYHSMQDEKEALEALARVGLANRAKHLPSQLSGGEQQRVCIARALINYPKLILADEPTGNLDETNEKIVLDIFKTLHKEGSTIIVVTHDPEVAENAQRTVMLEHGKISKININQK, via the coding sequence ATGAATTTGCTTGAGCTTAAAGATATTTCAAAAATATACGGCGATGTAAAAGCGTTGCAAAATATAAATTTGTCCGTAGCTTGCGGCGAGTGGCTTGCGATTATGGGTCCTTCGGGTTCGGGCAAAACTACGATGATGAACATTATAGGCTGTATGGACAAGCCGACGCATGGAAGCGTTATTTTGGATGATATCGATATTTCAAAAGAAACTGCCAAAACCCTTACTGCTGTGCGCCGCGATAAAATAGGACTTATTTTCCAGCAGTTTCATCTTATCAATTATCTTACTGCTTTAGAAAACGTTATGACTGCCCAATATTATCACAGTATGCAAGATGAAAAAGAAGCGCTTGAAGCTCTTGCGCGCGTGGGTCTTGCCAACAGAGCAAAACATTTGCCAAGCCAGCTTTCTGGCGGCGAGCAGCAGAGGGTGTGTATAGCGCGCGCTCTTATAAATTATCCAAAGCTTATACTTGCTGACGAGCCTACGGGAAATTTAGATGAAACTAATGAAAAAATAGTTTTGGATATTTTTAAAACTCTTCACAAGGAAGGAAGCACAATAATAGTGGTGACGCATGACCCAGAGGTGGCCGAAAACGCTCAAAGAACTGTTATGCTTGAACACGGAAAAATTTCAAAAATAAATATCAATCAAAAATGA
- a CDS encoding FMN-binding protein, which produces MIKKRAAAYAFAILFFLSVSKTVFGASAYKYADGIYKGLSGKDDRGAYGEVSITFNKGKISDCIFVTYQKDGKIKNEDYGKVNGEISNREYYDKAQLAVDAMEQYAQQLVEVQKLSKVDVIAGATVAHEQFLDAVEDAFRQAKKAK; this is translated from the coding sequence ATGATAAAAAAACGCGCCGCTGCATACGCTTTTGCAATATTGTTTTTTTTGTCTGTATCCAAAACTGTTTTCGGAGCTTCGGCTTACAAATATGCCGACGGCATATATAAAGGTCTAAGCGGAAAAGACGACAGAGGAGCTTATGGAGAAGTTTCAATAACTTTTAATAAAGGCAAAATTTCAGATTGTATCTTTGTGACATATCAAAAAGACGGCAAAATAAAAAACGAAGATTACGGCAAAGTAAACGGAGAAATATCTAACCGCGAATATTACGATAAAGCACAGCTTGCCGTTGACGCTATGGAACAATACGCACAGCAGCTTGTGGAAGTTCAAAAATTATCTAAAGTAGATGTCATAGCGGGTGCGACTGTAGCCCATGAACAGTTTTTAGATGCCGTAGAAGACGCCTTCAGACAAGCAAAAAAAGCAAAATGA
- a CDS encoding FAD:protein FMN transferase, with protein sequence MNVPSNTAQNHTKIFFAMGTAVSLTIYTDAPDEQILDESENIVKHLESLFSTMRQDSDISRINIAAGLWCTVHTDTDEILQKAIYFAQKTDGAYEPAIFSLVRLWDIKSKIGKKETLTIPNEKSIREVLCKCDWHNIETDGNKRYRMLNGAEIDLGAAAKGFTSEKICKFFSLKNINSAMVSLGNSSIAFMGTKPDGSLWKAGLKVPGALGNEYFAVVSLKDKFLSVSGGYERYFVKDGKRYHHIFDKKTGYPTESGLESVTVISDDAALSEAYSTALFVMGPETALDFYKQNDGFEAVFVTSSKHVYCTDGLKSNFEFCGKPYGYLYRG encoded by the coding sequence ATGAACGTTCCAAGCAATACAGCGCAAAACCATACGAAAATATTTTTTGCTATGGGCACGGCGGTGAGTTTGACAATTTACACAGACGCTCCCGACGAACAGATTTTAGATGAATCCGAAAACATAGTAAAACATTTGGAATCACTTTTTAGCACAATGAGACAAGACAGCGATATTTCGCGCATAAATATTGCCGCGGGGCTTTGGTGTACAGTTCATACGGATACTGATGAAATACTTCAAAAAGCCATTTATTTCGCACAAAAGACGGACGGCGCATACGAACCCGCAATTTTTTCTCTGGTGCGGTTATGGGATATAAAATCCAAAATAGGAAAAAAAGAAACACTTACGATTCCCAATGAAAAATCCATACGCGAAGTTCTTTGTAAATGTGATTGGCACAATATTGAGACGGACGGCAATAAACGCTATCGCATGTTAAACGGTGCGGAAATAGATCTGGGAGCTGCGGCAAAAGGCTTTACGTCAGAAAAAATATGCAAATTCTTCTCCTTAAAAAATATCAATTCGGCAATGGTGTCGCTTGGGAATTCATCTATAGCTTTTATGGGAACAAAACCTGATGGTAGTTTATGGAAAGCTGGATTAAAAGTTCCCGGTGCCTTGGGAAACGAATATTTTGCAGTTGTAAGCCTTAAAGATAAATTTTTATCCGTAAGCGGCGGATATGAGCGCTATTTCGTAAAAGACGGCAAACGCTATCACCACATATTTGACAAAAAAACGGGCTATCCTACAGAAAGCGGACTTGAAAGCGTAACCGTAATTTCAGATGACGCCGCGCTTAGCGAAGCCTATTCTACGGCACTATTTGTAATGGGTCCTGAGACGGCATTAGATTTTTATAAACAAAACGACGGTTTTGAGGCTGTTTTTGTCACATCTTCAAAGCACGTCTACTGCACGGACGGGCTTAAAAGTAATTTTGAATTCTGCGGTAAGCCTTACGGATACCTCTATCGCGGTTGA